Proteins from a genomic interval of Nostoc sp. TCL240-02:
- the arsC gene encoding arsenate reductase, glutathione/glutaredoxin type has translation MKRVMFVCKKNSARSQMAEGFAKTLGKGKIEVISSGLEASQVRPEAIATMKEIGIDITDQHSKPLSDFQAQDFDVVISLCGCGVNLPPEWVTREVFEDWQLDDPAEQPEIFPRVRDEIKERVIQLIESVNKEITPTSIQFG, from the coding sequence ATGAAACGTGTAATGTTCGTCTGCAAAAAGAATTCTGCCCGTTCTCAAATGGCGGAAGGCTTTGCTAAAACCCTTGGTAAAGGAAAGATTGAAGTGATTAGCTCAGGCTTAGAAGCAAGTCAAGTCAGGCCAGAAGCGATCGCCACCATGAAAGAAATTGGTATCGACATTACCGATCAACACTCCAAACCCCTCAGTGATTTCCAAGCACAAGACTTTGATGTAGTGATTTCTTTGTGTGGCTGTGGCGTGAATTTACCGCCAGAGTGGGTTACACGGGAAGTATTTGAAGATTGGCAATTAGACGATCCAGCAGAACAACCAGAAATTTTTCCTAGAGTCCGCGATGAGATTAAAGAACGGGTGATTCAATTGATTGAGTCTGTGAATAAAGAAATTACACCTACTTCAATACAGTTCGGATAA
- the arsH gene encoding arsenical resistance protein ArsH, with translation MTTFDYPPRILFLYGSLRERSYSRLLAEEAARIIEEFGAEVKFFDPRELPIYGSVPDTHPKVQELRQLSLWSEGQVWSSPELHGQISGIMKNQIDWIPLSIGAVRPTQGRTLAVMQVSGGSQSFNAVNTLRILGRWMRMFTIPNQSSVAKAYEEFNQDGTMKDSPYRDRVVDVMEELYKFTLLLRNKVDYLTDRYSERKEKAAKETIMIASQALEINSNIASQHTGSK, from the coding sequence ATGACGACATTTGACTATCCGCCCAGAATTTTGTTTTTGTATGGCTCCTTGCGTGAGCGTTCCTATAGCCGCCTCTTGGCAGAAGAAGCAGCACGCATAATTGAAGAATTTGGGGCAGAAGTGAAGTTTTTCGATCCCCGCGAACTACCGATTTACGGCAGCGTACCTGATACCCACCCAAAGGTGCAGGAGTTGCGTCAATTAAGCTTGTGGTCGGAAGGACAGGTATGGTCTAGTCCAGAACTGCACGGTCAGATTTCTGGCATTATGAAAAACCAAATTGACTGGATTCCGCTCAGTATCGGAGCCGTTCGCCCGACTCAAGGCAGAACTTTAGCTGTCATGCAAGTCAGTGGCGGATCTCAGTCTTTTAACGCTGTCAACACATTAAGAATTCTTGGGCGCTGGATGCGGATGTTCACTATCCCGAATCAATCTTCAGTGGCTAAAGCATACGAGGAGTTTAATCAAGACGGGACTATGAAAGATTCACCCTATCGCGATCGCGTTGTCGATGTGATGGAAGAACTTTACAAATTTACCTTGCTATTGCGTAACAAAGTTGATTATCTCACAGACCGCTATAGTGAACGTAAAGAAAAAGCTGCTAAAGAGACAATCATGATAGCTTCTCAAGCTCTTGAAATTAACTCTAATATAGCGTCCCAACACACTGGCTCGAAGTGA